The Weissella confusa DNA window TAAGGTCGTTGCTGACGCGTTTGAAGATTATACACGTACCCAAGTGACAGGCTGGATTAACGACGGCGTGTTGAAGGTAAATGGTGCCGAGAAGAAGGCCAAGTACAGCGTGAAGCCAGGGGATGAAATTACCTTTACGGTTCCTGAACCAGTTGAGATTGATTTGAAGCCGGAAGATATCCCATTGGACATTGTGTATGAAGATGATGACCTATTGGTTGTCAATAAGCCACAAGGGATGGTTGTGCACCCAGCGTTGGGTCACGAATCAGGCACGTTGGTTAACGCGTTGATGTTCCACACACCACTTTCAACGATTAACGGGGTGGTTCGTCCTGGTATCGTACACCGTATCGACAAGGATACGTCAGGATTGTTGATGGTTGCCAAGAATGACAAGGCCCACGAAGCATTGTCAGCGCAATTGAAGGACAAGAAGAACTTGCGTCAATACTACGCCCTTGTTCACGGTGAATTCATTGAAAACGAAGGAACCATCAAGGCACCTTTGGGTCGTTCATCAGCTGACCGTAAGAAGCAAGCAGTTGTGGCCGGTGGTCGTGACGCAGTGACCCACTTCAAGGTCGTGAAGCGTTTTGTTGGTTACACGCTATTGCAAGTAACGCTTGAAACAGGACGTACGCACCAAATCCGTGTGCACATGGCTTATATCGGTCACCCAGTGGCTGGTGATCCATTGTACGGACCAAAGAAGACGTTGCCAGGTAATGGTCAATACTTGCACGCGGCAACGCTTGGTTTGACGCAACCAACGACTGGTGAAGAAATGACGTTTGAAGCGCCATTACCAGCGTACTTTACGGAAATGTTGGATCAATTAGACCCATATGCAGAAATTGACGCAAACTAAGTCCCAAACGACGCGGTTTTCGTGCTAAAATGAAGTTACTTCTTAATGCTATCCAGAGAGATGCAAGAGGTAACGAGACATGTTGATTTTAAACTTGGCGTTACCTAATTTTTTAGGTGACGCCTTTTTGTATACATAAACAGATAAGGGATTCGATTATGGCTAAAGAAATTGTAGATGCAATGGCAATGCAACGTGCTTTGACACGTATTACGTACGAAATTATCGAAAAGAACAAGGGTATTAATAACCTCGTGATTGTGGGAATTAAGACGCGCGGTGTTTATATTGCCCAACGTATTGCAGAACGTTTGCAACAATTGGAAAATGCAGAAATCCCAGTTGCTGAGCTAGATATTTCAACTTATCGTGATGATGCAACGGACCGTGGTACGAAGGCTGTGTTGGATACGAATATCGACGGCAAGCGTGTTATCTTGGTCGACGATGTGCTTTACACAG harbors:
- a CDS encoding RluA family pseudouridine synthase; translation: MTEETLVITDQTGRLDKVVADAFEDYTRTQVTGWINDGVLKVNGAEKKAKYSVKPGDEITFTVPEPVEIDLKPEDIPLDIVYEDDDLLVVNKPQGMVVHPALGHESGTLVNALMFHTPLSTINGVVRPGIVHRIDKDTSGLLMVAKNDKAHEALSAQLKDKKNLRQYYALVHGEFIENEGTIKAPLGRSSADRKKQAVVAGGRDAVTHFKVVKRFVGYTLLQVTLETGRTHQIRVHMAYIGHPVAGDPLYGPKKTLPGNGQYLHAATLGLTQPTTGEEMTFEAPLPAYFTEMLDQLDPYAEIDAN
- the pyrR gene encoding bifunctional pyr operon transcriptional regulator/uracil phosphoribosyltransferase PyrR: MAKEIVDAMAMQRALTRITYEIIEKNKGINNLVIVGIKTRGVYIAQRIAERLQQLENAEIPVAELDISTYRDDATDRGTKAVLDTNIDGKRVILVDDVLYTGRTIRAALDALMDNGRPAVVNLAVLVDRGHRELPIRADFVGKNIPTAAAERINVNVEEVDGVDSVEIR